A single window of Calditerrivibrio sp. DNA harbors:
- a CDS encoding sigma-70 family RNA polymerase sigma factor encodes MENTMGDQTIVDAILNGDSDAFEFLILKYQRQLYGTILNLVKDEDLAQDILQETFLKAYENLHTLRNKEQFYSWLKKIAINASLMKLEKGKRYVDMYDEEQEEDDYFFNIQTDDTNPEKELLDEELRRYVRRFVDSLPSKLKNVIILREVEDLSYEEIAEILKIPIGTVRSRLFNARQIIKERLIKQGLADGLYKVS; translated from the coding sequence ATGGAGAATACAATGGGTGATCAAACAATTGTAGATGCTATTTTAAATGGTGACTCTGATGCTTTTGAATTTTTAATACTGAAATACCAGAGGCAGCTCTATGGTACTATTTTAAATTTAGTCAAAGATGAAGACTTGGCTCAGGATATTTTACAAGAAACATTTTTAAAAGCTTACGAAAACTTACATACTCTGAGGAATAAGGAGCAATTTTACTCCTGGCTTAAAAAAATTGCGATCAATGCATCACTTATGAAACTGGAAAAGGGTAAAAGATACGTTGATATGTACGATGAAGAGCAGGAAGAAGATGATTACTTCTTTAATATTCAAACTGACGATACCAATCCTGAAAAAGAACTTTTGGATGAGGAGTTAAGAAGGTATGTAAGACGATTTGTTGATTCACTACCTTCTAAACTAAAAAATGTTATCATACTCAGAGAAGTGGAGGATTTAAGCTACGAAGAGATCGCTGAAATATTAAAAATTCCGATAGGTACTGTTAGGTCCAGACTTTTTAATGCAAGACAGATAATAAAAGAAAGGTTGATAAAACAAGGATTGGCTGATGGATTGTACAAAGTATCAT